The following proteins come from a genomic window of Streptosporangiales bacterium:
- a CDS encoding ABC transporter permease subunit, which translates to MTPTIPPPARTTRVRPDARGKLLVLPLFCYTLAVFVVPLVLLVRTSFAETVTGGIGSFTLEHYERFFTTRFYWQVLLTTLVLSLLASLIVAVFGVPYAYGLLRRPRGRAFFLFALIAPLLVNQVVRVFGLQILVNSINTQLEKIGVPQLPFTYSFEAVLLGQVLFLFPFMVIAVYSSLGRLPLAVEEAAATLGASRLRVFRHVVLPAARPGIIAGFVLTFTTSTGAYLIPRMLGGGNVTTVPLLIYNDVSQGQSIAMAAVVGLVLTIIVVPILRLGTGRER; encoded by the coding sequence ATGACCCCGACGATCCCGCCGCCGGCCCGAACCACGCGCGTCAGGCCGGACGCCCGTGGAAAGCTCCTGGTGCTCCCGCTCTTCTGTTACACCCTGGCGGTGTTCGTCGTTCCGCTCGTGCTGCTCGTCCGCACGTCGTTCGCGGAGACGGTCACCGGCGGCATCGGCAGTTTCACTCTCGAACACTACGAGCGCTTCTTCACCACGAGGTTCTACTGGCAGGTCCTGCTCACCACGCTCGTCCTGTCGCTGCTCGCGTCATTGATCGTCGCCGTCTTCGGGGTGCCGTACGCCTACGGGTTACTGCGCAGGCCCCGCGGTCGGGCGTTCTTCCTGTTCGCTCTCATCGCGCCGCTGCTCGTCAACCAGGTGGTCCGCGTGTTCGGCTTGCAGATCCTGGTCAACTCGATCAACACGCAGCTCGAGAAGATCGGCGTGCCACAGTTGCCGTTCACCTACAGCTTCGAAGCGGTCCTGCTCGGGCAGGTGCTCTTCCTCTTCCCCTTCATGGTGATCGCCGTGTACTCCTCGCTCGGACGCCTGCCGCTCGCGGTCGAGGAGGCGGCGGCCACGCTGGGCGCGAGCCGCCTCCGCGTCTTCCGCCACGTCGTCCTGCCCGCGGCACGGCCGGGCATCATCGCGGGCTTCGTCCTCACGTTCACCACCTCGACCGGTGCGTACCTCATTCCCCGGATGCTGGGCGGCGGCAACGTCACGACCGTTCCCCTGCTCATCTACAACGACGTGTCACAGGGACAGTCGATCGCGATGGCCGCCGTCGTGGGTCTGGTCCTGACGATCATCGTCGTGCCCATCCTGCGGCTCGGTACGGGAAGGGAACGATGA
- a CDS encoding 3'(2'),5'-bisphosphate nucleotidase CysQ codes for MTSQELDDHAVARTAARRTGEALLRLRAERGDGDPGALRDEGDRVAQGVLADFLGQARPADIVFSEEAPDDERRLGADRVWIIDPLDGTREYGELDRSDWAVHVALWETGRLVAGAVALPALGMVLTADNPPALSHLRTPSRILVSRTRPPAEAVRLAEVLPGELVPMGSAGAKVAAVVRGEAEAYVHAGGQYQWDSAAPIAVARAAGLHTSRLDGSPLTYDTAERSLPDLVVCRQEIAGRVMNALNAAHAV; via the coding sequence ATGACGTCCCAGGAGCTCGATGACCACGCCGTGGCGAGGACCGCGGCCAGGCGCACCGGTGAGGCCCTGCTGCGGTTGCGCGCGGAGCGCGGTGACGGCGACCCCGGGGCATTGCGTGACGAGGGCGACCGGGTGGCGCAGGGCGTGCTCGCCGACTTCCTCGGCCAGGCGCGTCCCGCCGACATCGTGTTCTCCGAGGAGGCGCCCGACGACGAGCGCCGGCTGGGAGCCGACCGGGTGTGGATCATCGACCCGCTCGACGGCACCCGGGAGTACGGCGAGCTCGACCGGTCCGACTGGGCGGTGCACGTCGCGCTGTGGGAGACGGGCCGCCTCGTCGCCGGCGCCGTGGCCCTGCCCGCGCTGGGCATGGTGCTCACCGCCGACAACCCACCCGCGCTGTCCCACCTGCGCACTCCCTCTCGTATCCTGGTCAGTCGTACGCGCCCTCCAGCGGAGGCCGTACGCCTGGCGGAGGTGTTGCCCGGCGAGCTGGTGCCGATGGGCTCGGCGGGTGCCAAGGTCGCGGCGGTGGTGCGCGGCGAGGCCGAGGCGTACGTCCATGCCGGCGGGCAGTACCAGTGGGACTCCGCCGCGCCGATCGCGGTCGCTCGGGCCGCCGGCCTGCACACGTCTCGGCTCGACGGATCCCCGCTGACGTACGACACCGCAGAGCGTTCACTTCCCGACCTCGTGGTCTGCCGCCAGGAGATCGCGGGCCGTGTGATGAACGCGCTCAACGCGGCGCACGCCGTCTGA
- the cysN gene encoding sulfate adenylyltransferase subunit CysN → MDLLRFATAGSVDDGKSTLIGRLLYDSKAIFEDQLDSVERASRARGDQYTDLALLTDGLRAEREQGITIDVAYRYFATPRRKFIIADTPGHVQYTRNMVTGASTANLGIVLVDARHGLTEQSRRHAFLLGLLRVPHLVLAVNKMDLVDYREDVYTRIREEFAVFAQRLRVPDLTIIPISALKGDNVVERSSEMTWYDGPTLLGHLENIHVASDRNLIDVRFPVQYVIRPKAQEYHDYRGYAGTVAGGVMKVGDEVLALPSGFTSTITAIDTYDGPVEEAFPDMAVVVRLADDIDISRGDMICRPHNSPRVTQDLDAMVCWMSERGSLKPGRRYTLKHTTHAVRAMVKDLQYQLDINTLHRNEGAVELGLNEIGRISLRTTQPLFCDDYGRNRETGGFILIDEATNQTVAAGMLEIDKT, encoded by the coding sequence ATGGACCTCCTGCGTTTCGCCACCGCCGGCTCCGTCGACGACGGCAAGAGCACGCTGATCGGCCGGCTGCTGTACGACTCGAAGGCGATCTTCGAGGACCAGCTCGACTCGGTCGAGCGCGCCAGCCGCGCCCGCGGCGACCAGTACACCGACCTCGCCCTGCTGACCGACGGCCTGCGCGCCGAGCGCGAGCAGGGCATCACGATCGACGTGGCGTACCGCTACTTCGCGACCCCGCGGCGGAAGTTCATCATCGCCGACACCCCGGGCCACGTGCAGTACACGCGCAACATGGTCACCGGGGCGTCCACCGCCAATCTAGGCATCGTGCTCGTCGACGCGCGGCACGGCCTCACCGAGCAGAGCAGGCGCCATGCGTTCCTGCTGGGGCTGCTGCGGGTGCCGCACCTGGTGCTCGCGGTCAACAAGATGGACCTCGTCGACTACCGCGAGGACGTCTACACGAGGATCCGCGAGGAGTTCGCCGTCTTCGCGCAGCGGCTGCGGGTGCCCGACCTCACGATCATCCCGATCTCGGCGCTCAAGGGCGACAACGTCGTCGAGCGGTCGAGCGAGATGACCTGGTACGACGGACCGACCCTGCTCGGCCACCTGGAGAACATCCACGTGGCGAGTGACCGCAACCTCATCGACGTGCGCTTCCCCGTGCAGTACGTCATCAGGCCCAAGGCGCAGGAGTACCACGACTACCGCGGCTACGCCGGCACCGTCGCCGGCGGCGTGATGAAGGTCGGCGACGAGGTGCTCGCGCTGCCGTCCGGGTTCACCAGCACCATCACCGCGATCGACACCTACGACGGACCGGTCGAGGAGGCGTTCCCCGACATGGCGGTGGTCGTGCGGCTCGCCGACGACATCGACATCTCGCGCGGCGACATGATCTGCCGGCCCCACAACTCACCGCGGGTCACGCAGGACCTCGACGCGATGGTGTGCTGGATGAGTGAGCGGGGCAGCCTGAAGCCGGGTCGACGCTACACGCTCAAGCACACCACGCACGCCGTGCGTGCGATGGTGAAGGACCTGCAGTACCAGCTCGACATCAACACGTTGCACCGCAACGAGGGCGCCGTCGAGCTGGGTCTCAACGAGATCGGCCGGATCTCGCTGCGCACGACCCAGCCCCTGTTCTGCGACGACTACGGACGCAACAGGGAGACCGGCGGGTTCATCCTCATCGACGAGGCGACGAACCAGACCGTCGCGGCAGGCATGCTGGAGATCGACAAGACCTAG
- a CDS encoding ATP-binding cassette domain-containing protein — MIAAPPTESFLSIEGVTKRFDQGGGVSDVSLSLPRGKMLVLLGPSGSGKTTLLRSIAGLERPDSGALTLDGATMNGIPTHKRGVGMVFQTWALFPFLTVAENVAFGLKMAGLPKREQVARVAEALDLVHMSGFGDRKPAQLSGGQQQRVALARAIVTRPKLLLFDEPLSSLDQKIRVELRTQLRQIQLDLGFTGVYVTHDHSEALALGDEIAVMRDGYVVETGGPVEMFTSPKHSYTAQFLSVGTTLPIESVDPTTATVTTSSGLALALPGTAASAAVTGKVVLVPTRAVTLLPRGTGEDTERDDHDNVFDGEVTAVEFEQVSVLYTVRTAEGSVELRSSEPLDSPLAGVGAPVSIVVDARRVSVIEP; from the coding sequence ATGATCGCCGCCCCGCCCACCGAGTCCTTTCTCTCGATCGAGGGTGTCACCAAGCGCTTCGACCAGGGCGGCGGCGTCTCCGACGTGAGCCTGTCGCTGCCGCGCGGCAAGATGCTCGTGCTGCTCGGTCCCAGCGGCTCGGGCAAGACCACGTTGCTGCGCTCCATCGCCGGACTGGAGCGTCCCGACTCCGGTGCGCTCACGCTGGACGGAGCGACGATGAACGGCATACCTACCCACAAGCGCGGTGTAGGGATGGTCTTCCAGACCTGGGCCCTGTTCCCGTTCCTCACGGTCGCGGAGAACGTCGCGTTCGGACTGAAGATGGCGGGGCTGCCGAAACGGGAACAAGTCGCGCGCGTCGCCGAGGCGCTCGACCTGGTGCATATGAGCGGCTTCGGCGACCGCAAGCCCGCCCAGCTCAGTGGCGGCCAGCAACAACGCGTTGCGCTTGCGCGTGCCATCGTCACCCGCCCGAAGTTGCTGCTCTTCGACGAGCCGCTCTCCAGCCTCGACCAGAAGATCCGGGTCGAACTGCGGACGCAGCTGCGACAGATCCAGCTGGATCTCGGCTTCACCGGCGTCTACGTCACGCACGACCACTCCGAGGCGCTCGCACTGGGGGACGAGATCGCAGTGATGCGCGACGGGTACGTCGTCGAGACCGGTGGCCCGGTCGAGATGTTCACCAGCCCGAAGCACTCGTATACGGCGCAGTTCCTGTCGGTCGGGACGACGCTCCCGATCGAGAGCGTGGACCCCACCACGGCGACCGTGACGACATCGTCCGGGCTCGCCCTCGCCCTGCCCGGCACCGCCGCGTCCGCGGCGGTCACGGGGAAGGTCGTCCTCGTGCCCACCCGGGCGGTGACGCTGCTGCCCCGCGGGACAGGTGAAGACACCGAGCGGGACGACCATGACAACGTCTTCGACGGCGAGGTCACCGCGGTCGAGTTCGAGCAGGTCAGCGTGCTGTACACCGTGCGGACAGCCGAGGGGAGCGTCGAACTGCGCAGCAGCGAGCCGCTCGACTCGCCGCTGGCCGGCGTCGGCGCGCCCGTCAGCATCGTGGTCGACGCCAGAAGGGTTTCGGTGATCGAACCGTGA
- a CDS encoding ABC transporter permease subunit, with the protein MTVRRTSLYNWIVAVVMVLPLVVIIAVSVNPSQYSLFPPEGFSLTWYAAAFTNLAFVNALLLSLQIALISTLVSLALGTSAAFAVRRLRSSGGRVLTAALATTARIVPEVLLGLGLFIYFGNVIPVGLGAPAIVFGHVLICLPIAFQVVVSALAQQDRSLQEAAATLGAGPLATFLRVTVPTLAPGLIGAGLLCFVFSFDNVNISLFLAAPGESPLPIQMYSYLDFRSDPMVAAMSSALVALGVVIFFVANRVGALRFLENGALR; encoded by the coding sequence ATGACCGTGCGCCGGACCTCCCTCTACAACTGGATCGTCGCCGTGGTCATGGTGCTGCCGCTCGTCGTCATCATCGCCGTGTCCGTCAACCCGAGTCAGTACTCGCTCTTCCCGCCCGAGGGGTTCTCCCTCACCTGGTACGCCGCAGCCTTCACCAACCTGGCCTTCGTCAACGCGCTCCTGCTCAGCCTGCAGATCGCGTTGATATCCACGCTGGTCTCACTCGCGCTCGGCACGTCGGCGGCGTTCGCGGTGCGCCGACTCCGGTCGAGCGGCGGCCGGGTCCTCACCGCCGCGCTCGCCACGACGGCGCGCATCGTGCCCGAGGTACTACTCGGGCTGGGCCTGTTCATCTACTTCGGCAACGTCATCCCGGTGGGCCTCGGCGCTCCGGCAATCGTCTTCGGCCATGTGCTGATCTGCCTCCCGATCGCGTTCCAAGTCGTCGTATCCGCCCTCGCCCAGCAGGATCGCTCCCTGCAGGAGGCGGCCGCGACCCTCGGCGCCGGCCCTCTCGCCACGTTCCTCCGAGTGACGGTCCCCACGCTCGCACCCGGGCTCATCGGTGCCGGGTTGCTGTGCTTCGTGTTCTCGTTCGACAACGTGAACATCTCGCTCTTCCTGGCCGCGCCCGGAGAGTCGCCGCTGCCGATCCAGATGTACAGCTACCTCGACTTCCGTTCCGATCCGATGGTCGCCGCGATGTCGTCGGCGCTCGTGGCGCTCGGCGTCGTGATCTTCTTCGTGGCCAACCGGGTCGGCGCACTCAGATTCCTCGAGAACGGAGCACTGCGATGA
- the cysD gene encoding sulfate adenylyltransferase subunit CysD yields MTTSDYRLSQLDALEAEGIHVIREAAAECERPALLFSGGKDSCVLLHLAVKAFWPAPVPFPVMHVDTGHNFPEVIEFRDRLVAELGVRLEVASVEDALADGRVHELPGQGRNRLQTQVLLDATVEHGFDALFGGARRDEEKARAKERIFSFRDEFGQWDPKGQRPELWSLYNARVHPGEHMRVFPLSNWTELDIWDYVARERIALPSIYFSHVRKVFERDGMLLSDSDVITRRDDETPYEATVRYRTVGDMSCTGAVESTASTVEEVIVEVATSRITERGATRADDKFSEAAMEDRKKEGYF; encoded by the coding sequence ATCACCACGTCCGACTATCGCCTGTCGCAGCTGGACGCGCTCGAGGCCGAAGGCATCCACGTCATCAGGGAGGCCGCGGCCGAATGTGAGCGGCCCGCCCTGCTCTTCTCCGGCGGCAAGGACTCCTGCGTACTCCTGCACCTGGCGGTCAAGGCCTTCTGGCCCGCACCGGTGCCGTTCCCCGTGATGCACGTCGACACCGGGCACAACTTCCCCGAGGTGATCGAGTTCCGCGACCGGCTCGTCGCCGAGCTCGGCGTCCGGCTCGAGGTCGCGTCGGTCGAGGACGCCCTCGCCGACGGCCGCGTCCACGAGCTGCCCGGGCAGGGCCGCAACCGGCTGCAGACCCAGGTGCTGCTCGACGCCACCGTCGAACACGGCTTCGACGCGCTGTTCGGCGGCGCGCGCAGGGACGAGGAGAAGGCCCGCGCCAAGGAGCGGATCTTCTCGTTCCGCGACGAGTTCGGCCAGTGGGACCCCAAGGGCCAGCGGCCCGAGCTGTGGAGCCTCTACAACGCCCGGGTGCATCCCGGCGAGCACATGCGGGTGTTCCCGCTGTCCAACTGGACCGAGCTCGACATCTGGGACTACGTCGCCAGGGAGCGGATCGCGCTGCCGTCCATCTACTTCTCCCACGTGCGCAAGGTGTTCGAGCGCGACGGCATGCTGCTGTCCGACTCCGACGTCATCACCAGGCGCGACGACGAGACCCCGTACGAGGCGACGGTCAGGTACCGCACCGTTGGTGACATGTCCTGCACCGGTGCGGTCGAGTCGACGGCGTCCACCGTCGAAGAGGTCATCGTCGAGGTGGCGACGAGCCGCATCACCGAGCGCGGCGCCACGCGCGCCGACGACAAGTTCAGCGAGGCCGCGATGGAAGACCGCAAGAAGGAGGGCTACTTCTGA
- a CDS encoding amidohydrolase has product MSDPIATGVDADFERARELAGVIHSRPELGFAEHFAADALTRWLGDSGFTVTTGTAGLPTAFTAVSGSGGGTVAYMVEYDALPGGLGHACAHHLIAGGVTLAAVALAASRGDRPGRILVVGTPAEEGGGGKQLLLDAGAFDGVDAALMFHGADRTMVDRPMLASLVYRATFTGTPAHAAKNPEAGRSALSAATLLLHAADTMRVHFGADARLHGIIEDGGQALNVIPERAVVAFQARAATTTRAREIGRWFEESCQAAATMTQTRVAVDRPTPEYAHLVSNPVLAAQCARYLGDAGETVEPVAANEATASTDAGNVSHRVPTLHPFVRVAPRGTPSHSTLLRDAGLEPLAFDGMRAAASALARLGADVLDDEEFRARVRAAFVDDATR; this is encoded by the coding sequence GTGAGCGACCCGATCGCCACCGGCGTCGACGCCGACTTCGAGCGCGCGCGCGAACTGGCCGGCGTCATCCACTCCCGGCCCGAGCTCGGCTTCGCCGAGCACTTCGCCGCCGACGCTCTCACCAGGTGGCTCGGGGACAGCGGGTTCACGGTCACCACGGGCACCGCCGGTCTGCCGACCGCGTTCACCGCCGTGAGTGGATCCGGTGGCGGCACCGTGGCCTACATGGTCGAGTACGACGCCCTCCCCGGCGGCCTCGGTCACGCCTGCGCGCACCACCTCATAGCCGGCGGCGTGACGCTGGCCGCGGTCGCGCTCGCCGCGTCTCGTGGCGACCGGCCCGGACGGATCCTCGTCGTCGGCACTCCCGCCGAGGAGGGCGGCGGCGGCAAGCAGCTGCTCCTCGACGCGGGCGCCTTCGATGGAGTCGACGCCGCGCTGATGTTCCACGGCGCCGACCGGACGATGGTCGACCGTCCCATGCTCGCCTCGCTCGTCTACCGCGCGACCTTCACCGGAACCCCGGCCCACGCCGCCAAGAACCCCGAGGCCGGCAGGAGCGCGCTGTCCGCGGCGACCCTCCTGCTCCATGCCGCCGACACGATGCGCGTCCACTTCGGGGCAGACGCCCGACTGCACGGCATCATCGAGGACGGGGGTCAGGCGCTCAACGTCATTCCCGAACGCGCTGTCGTGGCGTTCCAGGCGCGTGCCGCGACAACCACCCGGGCACGCGAGATCGGGCGGTGGTTCGAGGAGTCGTGCCAGGCGGCGGCGACGATGACGCAGACGCGTGTCGCGGTCGACCGGCCGACGCCGGAGTACGCGCACCTGGTCAGCAACCCCGTGCTCGCCGCACAGTGCGCGCGCTACCTGGGCGATGCCGGTGAGACCGTCGAGCCCGTCGCCGCGAACGAGGCGACCGCGAGCACGGACGCCGGGAACGTGAGCCACAGGGTGCCTACCCTCCACCCGTTCGTCCGGGTGGCACCGAGAGGCACGCCCAGCCATTCGACCCTGCTGCGCGACGCCGGGCTGGAACCTCTGGCCTTCGACGGTATGCGGGCCGCCGCGAGCGCACTCGCCCGGCTGGGGGCCGATGTGCTCGACGACGAAGAGTTCCGCGCCCGGGTCCGGGCCGCGTTCGTCGACGACGCAACCCGGTAG